One window of the Primulina eburnea isolate SZY01 chromosome 18, ASM2296580v1, whole genome shotgun sequence genome contains the following:
- the LOC140819117 gene encoding uncharacterized protein, producing the protein MRGRYEETREDGHMGSIKMKIPSFHGKSDPEAYLEWEKRVEFVFACHHYSEQKKVRLAVVEFLDYALIWWDQLVTTKRKYNERPIESWDEMKSVMRKRFVPNHYYREMFKRLQTLRQGLKSVEDYYKEMEVLMIRANIEEDNEATMARFLCGLNREIQDQVELRHYLELDEMVQMAIKVEQQLKRRGVGRTNQTGGASSSWRPNVGKREENKVVAKPKFETKQETPKQGVQGKSETPSNRSRDVRCFRCQGMGHIASECPNKRVMFLNDYGEYESQSEGDGEGSDDDMPELEDPDEGYGAVVGEALVTRRIMSAQVKDEEVNQRENLFHTRCFVNGKVCNVIIDGGSCTNVASVEMVEKIGLQWLNDCAEVRVNRQVLVSFSIGKYKDEVLCDMVPMHACHILLGRPWQFDRRVTHDGFKNKYSFVLKKETVVLLPLSPKQVLEDHLKKKKRDDAKKNSYMAQKGEVKHLLHTHEPLVLILYKEILFNTSDIAGSLPSIVVSLLQEFDDVFPEELPQGLPPLRGIEHQIDLVPGSALPNRPAYRSNPEETKELQRQKDGSWRMCVDCRAINNITIKYRHPIPRLDDMLDELHGSCIFSKIDLRSGYHQIRMREGDEWKTAFKTKYGLYEWMVMPFGLTNAPSTFMRLMNHVLRAHIGKFVVVYFDDILVYSKNLEEHVKHLKLVLITLRAENLYANLKKCDFCTNKLVFLGFVVSSQGIQVDEDKVSAIRDWPTPTNVGQVRSFHGLASFYRRFVKDFSTLAAPMTAVIKKNVPFCWGEEQEKSFNIIKQKLINAPLLVLPDFANTFEIECDASGVGIGGVLMQGGRPVAYFSEKLNGAALNYPTYDKEFYALVRTLETWHHYLRPKEFVIHTDHESLKHLKGQQKLNKRHAKWVAFIETFPYMIKYKQGKENVVADALSRRYVLFSTLESKILGFELVKELYVLDDDFKEVFETCMHGPHDKFYLHKGFLFREDRLCIPKSSIRELLVREAHGGGLMGHFGVAKTLSALHEHFYWPHMKRDVERICERCVTCRQAKSRTLPHGLYTPLPIPSEPWVDISMDFVLGLPRTKKGRDSIFVVYSPFEIVYGFNPLTPLDLMSLPVSERLNMDGKRKAEFVRGLHEKAKANIEKKNEQYAKQANKGKKKVVFEKGDWVWLHLRKERFPEKRRSKLLPRGDGPFQVLERINDNAYKLDLPGDEQDLRTNPFQEGEDDANVDVPRKAWDPLQLPEGPITRGRLKRFKEALQGVMSKPEEVVMHGSTFGGQRNVIQALLEKPEIAWYLLIY; encoded by the exons atgaggggtagatatgaggagactagggaagatggtcacatgggtagtattaagatgaaaatcccttcattccatgggaaatctgacccggaggcgtacctagaatgggaaaagagggtagagttcgtatttgcatgtcaccactactccgaacaaaagaaggtgaggttggcggtggttgaattcttagactatgctctcatttggtgggatcaattagtgaccactaaaagaaagtataatgagagacctattgaatcttgggatgagatgaagagtgtaatgaggaagaggtttgtgcctaaccattactatagggagatgtttaagaggttacaaactttgaggcaagggttgaagagtgttgaggactactataaggagatggaagtactcatgattagggcaaatattgaggaggataatgaagcaactatggctcgttttctttgtggtttgaacagggagatccaagatcaagtggagcttcggcactacttagaactagacgagatggtgcaaatggccataaaggtggagcaacaactcaagaggcgaggagttggccgcaccaatcaaaccggAGGTGCATCATCTTCTTGGAGGCCAAATGTGGGGAAGCGTGAGGAGAACAAAGTGGTGGCCAAGCCCAAATTTGAGACCAAACAAGAAAcgcctaagcaaggagtccaaggtaaatctgaaactccttctaatcgctctagagatgttagatgttttaggtgtcaagggatgggccatattgctagtgagtgtcCCAATAAGAGGGTCATGTTCTTaaatgattatggtgagtatgagtctcaaagtgagggggatggcgagggtagtgatgatgatatgccggagttggaggatcccgatgagggatatggggcggttgtaggagaagcgctagtgactaggcgaatcatgagtgcccaagtcaaagaCGAGGAAGTTAACCAAAGAGAGAACTTGTTccacactagatgttttgtgaatggtaaggtgtgcaatgtaatcatagatgggggtagttgcaccaatgtggctagtgttgagatggttgaaaaaattg ggcttcaatggttgaacgattgtgcggaagtgagggttaataggcaagttctagtgtcaTTCTCAATTGGGAAGTACAaagatgaggttttgtgtgacatggtgcccatgcatgcttgtcatatcttgttgggtaggccgtggcaatttgataggcgagtgactcacgatgggttcaaaaataagtactcgtttgtcttgaaaaaagaaactgttgtcttacttccattgtccccaaagcaagtattggaggaccacttgaaaaagaaaaagagagatgat gccaaaaagaactcttatatggcccaaaaaggtgaggtaaaacacttgttgcacacacatgagccacttgtgttaattctttacaaggagatcctctttaacacaagtgatatagccggatcccttccgagcattgttgtttcactattgcaggaatttgacgatgtatttccggaggagctacctcaaggcttaccaccattgaggggaattgagcaccaaattgatttggtgcccgggagtgccttgccgaaccgtccagcttataggagcaatccggaggagactaaggaacTACAaaggcag aaagatggctcatggcgtatgtgtgtggactgtagggcaatcaataacataaccattaagtataggcatcccatacctagactagatgatatgttagatgaattgcatgggtcttgcatttttagtaagattgatttgaggagtgggtatcaccaaattaggatgagagaaggtgatgagtggaaaactgctttcaaaactaaatatgggttgtatgagtggatggttatgccttttggtttaactaatgcacctagcacctttatgaggttgatgaatcatgtcttgcgtgcacatataggtaaatttgttgtggtttactttgatgatatcctagtgtatagcaagaatcttgaagagcatgttaaacacttgaaacttgtgctaatcacattaagggctgaaaatttgtatgctaacttaaagaagtgtgatttttgtacaaacaaacttgtgtttcttggtttcgttgtgagttcacaaggtatacaagttgatgaagacaaggtaagtgccattcgagattggccaacgcctactaatgttggtcaagttcgaagctttcatggtcttgcaagcttctataggaggtttgtaaaggattttagcacattggcggcaccgatgacggcggtcatcaagaagaacgttccattctgttggggcgaggagcaagagaagtcctttaatattatcaagcaaaaattaattaatgctcctttacttgtgttacctgattttgctaatacttttgaaattgaatgtgatgcttcaggtgtaggtattggtggcgtgttgatgcaaggaggaaggccggtggcgtactttagtgagaagctcaatggggcagcgctgaactatcccacgtatgacaaggagttctatgcacttgtgaggactcttgagacgtggcatcactacttgaggcctaaagagtttgtgattcatacggatcatgagtctctaaagcacctcaaggggcaacaaaagctgaacaagcggcatgctaagtgggtggccttcatagagacattcccctacatgatcaagtataagcaaggtaaggaaaatgtagtggccgatgcactatcacggaggtatgtacttttctcgactttggaatctaaaatattggggtttgaacttgttaaagagttgtatgtgctagatgatgattttaaggaagtgtttgaaacttgtatgcatggtccacatgataaattctacttgcataaaggtttcttgtttagagaggatagattgtgcattcccaagtcatcgattcgtgaattacttgttagggaggcacatgggggtggcctaatgggacactttggggtggctaaaactttaagtgcattgcatgaacatttttattggccacacatgaaacgtgatgttgagcgtatttgtgagaggtgcgtaacttgtagacaagctaagtctaggacactaccacatggattatatacaccacttcccatccctagtgaaccttgggttgatatctctatggactttgttttggggttacctaggacaaagaaggggagggactctatatttgttgt cTATTCACCATTCGAAATTGTatacggttttaatcctttgactccgttggatttgatgtctttacctgtgagtgaaaggttgaacatggatggcaaaaggaaggctgaatttgttagggggttgcatgaaaaggccaaagccaacattgagaagaagaatgagcaatatgccaagcaagctaacaaggggaaaaagaaggtggtattcgagaagggtgattgggtgtggctacacttgaggaaggagaggtttccggagaagcgacgctcaaagctattacctaggggcgatgggccattccaagttcttgagaggatcaatgacaatgcctacaaactcgacttgccgg gtgacgagcaagatttgaggacaaatccttttcaagaaggggaggatgatgcgaacgtggacgtcccaaggaaagcatgggatcctttgcagttgccggagggaccaatcacgaggggtcgactaaagagattcaaggaggcgctacaaggagtcatgagcaagccggaagaggtcgtgatgcatgggagtacgtttggaggccaacggaatgtcattcaagcattgctggagaaacccgag ATTGCatggtatcttttgatatattga
- the LOC140819118 gene encoding uncharacterized protein gives MHTEEAEAEPDSTLITGRIYIAGVATNALLDSGATHSFISESFVKRLGIMTVAMDSGFRVSIPSGDQMFTSRIVRGLELRLQQKAVRADLIVLPLPEFDIILGMDWLSSHGAVIDFRQRSVSVRPPSGKPFVFEAARHQQFPHVISCMCARKIIKRGCQAFLASIVSVSEPVSQRLEDVDVVSEFSSVLPDDVSGIPPDREVEFSIELMAGTMPIYKAPYRLAPAEMKELKDQIQDLLDKGFVRPSFSPWGAPVLFVKKKDGSMRLCIDYRELNRSREEHSHHLRTILQTLQDRRLYAKFSKCYYRKFIKGFSSIAVPMTALTKKNAKFVWGPECQESFDRLKQALTTAPVLAMPSGQGEFVVYTDASKLVYARGEAPNLATLTVQPTLRDRIRAGQTSDEQLQKWRQIDETKGQRLYAVVDGIVRYRDRLWVPDSDSLRADILSEAHSTPYSIHPGSTEMYKDLQSLYWWPGMKRDILRQTADLVAKIRDRMRTAQSRQKSYADQRRRDLEFAVGDHVFVKVAPMKGVMRFGKKGKLSPRFIGPFEILERVGTLAYRVALPPSLSGVHNVFHVSMLRKYMSNPSHVLNYEPLQLTPHLSFEERPTQILDRQEKRLRNKVIQMVKVKWLNHSEEEATWETETEIRSRYPELFGTF, from the exons ATGCACACTGAGGAGGCTGAGGCGGAGCCCGACTCTACGCTGATCACTG GGAGGATATATATTGCAGGTGTAGCCACGAATGCATTGCTAGACTCAGGGGCTACGCATTCGTTTATATCTGAATCTTTCGTGAAGCGACTAGGGATCATGACAGTAGCGATGGATTCAGGATTCAGGGTATCGATTCCATCCGGGGATCAGATGTTCACATCCCGAATTGTGCGAGGATTAGAGCTCAGGTTACAGCAGAAAGCAGTACGGGCAGATCTTATAGTACTACCgctgccagagtttgacatcatacTAGGCATGGACTGGCTCTCTTCTCATGGAGCAGTCATAGATTTCCGCCAGAGGTCGGTGTCTGTTAGACCTCCTAGTGGGAAGCCGTTTGTATTTGAGGCAGCTAGACATCAGCAGTTCCCGCACGTCATTTCCTGCATGTGTGCGAGGAAGATTATTAAGAGAGGATGCCAGGCATTCTTAGCCAGCATAGTATCAGTGTCGGAGCCAGTCAGTCAGAGGCTGGAGGATGTAGATGTGGTCAGCGAGTTCTCAAGCGTGTTACCTGACGATGTTTCAGGCATTCCACCAGACCGAGAGGTGGAATTCTCTATTGAGCTCATGGCAGGGACAATGCCGATATATAAGGCACCCTACCGATTGGCGCCTGCAGAGATGAAAGAGCTCAAGGATCAGATTCAGGATCTGCTGGACAAGGGTTTCGTTCGCCCTAGTTTTTccccttggggcgcaccagtgctatttgttaagaagaaggatggcagcATGCGTCTGTGCATTGACTACCGAGAgctgaacagg AGCAGGGAGGAGCACAGTCATCATCTGAGGACAATATTGCAGACTCTACAGGATAGACGACTGTATGccaagttcagcaagt gttattacaggaagttcatcAAGGGCTTCTCTTCTATTGCGGTGCCTATGACCGCTTTGACGAAGAAGAACGCCAAGTTTGTTTGGGGACCAGAGTGTCAGGAGAGCTTTGATAGACTGAAGCAGGCCTTGACCACCGCACCAGTATtagctatgccatcagggcaggGAGAGTTTGTAGTATATACAGATGCATCGAAgcttg tttatgccaggggcgaggccccgaaTCTTGCTACTCTGACAGTACAGCCGACTCTGAGGGACAGAATCCGAGCAGGGCAGACTTCTGATGAGCAGCTACAAAAGTGGAGACAGATAGACGAGACTAAAGGCCAGAGACTATACGCAGTTGTGGATGGCATAGTCAGATATAGGGACCGCCTATGGGTTCCTGATAGTGATTCTCTTCGAGCAGATATCCTGAGTGAGGCCCACAGCACTCCGTATTCcatccatccagggagtacggagatgtataaggatctgcAGTCACTGTACTGGTGGCCGGGAATGAAGAGGGATATCCTGCG ACAGACAGCAGATCTAGTGGCCAAGATTAGAGACAGAATGAGGACTGCacagagccgtcagaagagttatgctgatcagAGACGACGAGATCTAGAGTTCGCAGTAGGGGATCATGTTTTCGTGAAAGTAGCACCGATGAAGGGAGTGATGAGGTTCGGGAAGAAGGGCAAGCTCAGCcctagattcatcggaccattcgagatcctagagagagttgggacactcgCATACAGAGTTGCGTTACCGCCGAGTCTGTCGGGAGTTCATaacgtgttccacgtctccatgctgcgaaagtacatgtcgaatccttcaCATGTGCTTAACTATGAGCCACTTCAGCTGACACCGCACTTATCATTTGAGGAGAGACCTACGCAGATTCTAGACAGACAGGAAAAGAGGCTCCGAAATAAGGTGATCCagatggtcaaagtcaagtggttGAATCACTCCGAGGAGGAGGCCACGTGGGAGACAGAGACCGAGATAAGGAGTCGCTatccggagttattcggtacgttctaa